A single Garra rufa chromosome 9, GarRuf1.0, whole genome shotgun sequence DNA region contains:
- the rrp15 gene encoding RRP15-like protein isoform X1, which translates to MATLMKKPHVVVEEENEEDCDVSDDSNDEESGPESDQEGSDEESDVEDGGDEDGKSEEGGPGSDQEDSDEGTDVEDSGDEDGKSDEEQNGDADENPNAGWAEAMAKILGKKTPDSKPSILLKNKELDKIKEKEKKERLEIRKKIDKKRTWENMCREKPDVVRDKEHEKNLQKIATRGVVQLFNAVKKHQKDVDEKIKEVGGSERKKSKILSSVSKKDFIDVLRGTDVAYKPTIKKEKLQPVEVKEENPSWSVLRDDFMMGTSMKDWDKESDEEGDGEEGGRKGNLEPAENYSSDSD; encoded by the exons ATGGCGACGCTCATGAAGAAGCCACATGTCGTTGTCGAAGAGGAAAATG AGGAAGACTGTGACGTTTCTGATGACAGTAATGATGAAGAGAGTGGACCAGAAAGTGATCAGGAGGGATCCGATGAGGAAAGTGATGTCGAAGACGGCGGTGATGAGGATGGAAAGAGTGAAGAAGGAGGACCAGGAAGTGATCAGGAGGATTCTGATGAAGGAACTGATGTCGAAGACAGTGGTGATGAGGATGGAAAGAGCGATGAAGAACAGAATGGAGACGCTGACGAAAATCCCAACGCCGGATGGGCCGAAGCCATGGCCAAAATCCTGGGGAAAAAAACGCCAGACAGCAAACCCAGCATCCTCCTGAAGAACAAAGAGCTGGACAAGATCAAAGAGAAGGAGAAGAAAGAGCGTCTGGAAATAAGGAAAAAG ATCGATAAGAAACGAACATGGGAGAATATGTGCCGAGAGAAGCCTGATGTGGTGCGAGACAAAGAGCATGAGAAGAACCTACAGAAAATTGCTACCAG AGGTGTGGTGCAGTTGTTCAACGCAGTGAAGAAGCATCAGAAGGACGTGGATGAGAAGATAAAGGAGGTTGGGGGTTCAGAAAGAAAGAAATCCAAAATTCTGTCCTCAGTGAGTAAGAAGGACTTCATTGATGTCCTGAGAGGAACAGATGTGGCTTACAAACCGACCATCAAAAAAGAGAAATTG CAGCCTGTAGAAGTAAAAGAGGAGAATCCGTCCTGGAGCGTGTTGAGGGATGATTTCATGATGGGAACATCTATGAAGGACTGGGATAAGGAGAGCGACGAAGAAGGTGATGGAGAAGAGGGAGGAAGAAAAGGCAACCTTGAGCCTGCTGAAAACTACAGCAGTGACTCGGACTGA
- the rrp15 gene encoding RRP15-like protein isoform X2, whose protein sequence is MATLMKKPHVVVEEENEEDCDVSDDSNDEESGPESDQEGSDEESDVEDGGDEDGKSEEGGPGSDQEDSDEGTDVEDSGDEDGKSDEEQNGDADENPNAGWAEAMAKILGKKTPDSKPSILLKNKELDKIKEKEKKERLEIRKKIDKKRTWENMCREKPDVVRDKEHEKNLQKIATRGVVQLFNAVKKHQKDVDEKIKEVGGSERKKSKILSSVSKKDFIDVLRGTDVAYKPTIKKEKLPVEVKEENPSWSVLRDDFMMGTSMKDWDKESDEEGDGEEGGRKGNLEPAENYSSDSD, encoded by the exons ATGGCGACGCTCATGAAGAAGCCACATGTCGTTGTCGAAGAGGAAAATG AGGAAGACTGTGACGTTTCTGATGACAGTAATGATGAAGAGAGTGGACCAGAAAGTGATCAGGAGGGATCCGATGAGGAAAGTGATGTCGAAGACGGCGGTGATGAGGATGGAAAGAGTGAAGAAGGAGGACCAGGAAGTGATCAGGAGGATTCTGATGAAGGAACTGATGTCGAAGACAGTGGTGATGAGGATGGAAAGAGCGATGAAGAACAGAATGGAGACGCTGACGAAAATCCCAACGCCGGATGGGCCGAAGCCATGGCCAAAATCCTGGGGAAAAAAACGCCAGACAGCAAACCCAGCATCCTCCTGAAGAACAAAGAGCTGGACAAGATCAAAGAGAAGGAGAAGAAAGAGCGTCTGGAAATAAGGAAAAAG ATCGATAAGAAACGAACATGGGAGAATATGTGCCGAGAGAAGCCTGATGTGGTGCGAGACAAAGAGCATGAGAAGAACCTACAGAAAATTGCTACCAG AGGTGTGGTGCAGTTGTTCAACGCAGTGAAGAAGCATCAGAAGGACGTGGATGAGAAGATAAAGGAGGTTGGGGGTTCAGAAAGAAAGAAATCCAAAATTCTGTCCTCAGTGAGTAAGAAGGACTTCATTGATGTCCTGAGAGGAACAGATGTGGCTTACAAACCGACCATCAAAAAAGAGAAATTG CCTGTAGAAGTAAAAGAGGAGAATCCGTCCTGGAGCGTGTTGAGGGATGATTTCATGATGGGAACATCTATGAAGGACTGGGATAAGGAGAGCGACGAAGAAGGTGATGGAGAAGAGGGAGGAAGAAAAGGCAACCTTGAGCCTGCTGAAAACTACAGCAGTGACTCGGACTGA